Proteins encoded in a region of the Zea mays cultivar B73 chromosome 2, Zm-B73-REFERENCE-NAM-5.0, whole genome shotgun sequence genome:
- the LOC100383287 gene encoding putative translation initiation factor family protein isoform X1, which translates to MARRGLMEQDLSKLDVTKLDPLSPEVISRQATINIGTIGHVAHGKSTVVKAISGVQTVRFKNELERNITIKLGYANAKIYKCEDDRCPRPMCYKAYGSGKEDSPLCDVPGFENTRMKLLRHVSFVDCPGHDILMATMLNGAAIMDGALLLIAANESCPQPQTSEHLAAVEIMRLQHIIILQNKIDLIQESAAMNQHEAIQKFIQGTIAEGAPVVPISAQLKYNIDVICEYIVKKIPIPERNFTSPPNMIVIRSFDVNKPGSEVDEIRGGVAGGSILRGVLRVNQKIEVRPGIVMKDENGNIKCTPIYSRIVSLYAEQNELQFAVPGGLIGVGTTMDPTLTRADRLVGQVLGEVGSLPDVYVELEINFFLLRRLLGVRTKGTEKAGKVSKLTKGEILMLNIGSMSTGARVLAVKNDLAKLQLTAPVCTSRGEKVALSRRVEKHWRLIGWGQIQAGTTLEVPPCPL; encoded by the exons ATGGCTCGCCGTGGATTGATGGAACAGGACTTAAGCAAATTGGATGTGACAAAGCTTGACCCACTGTCACCTGAAGTTATCTCACGCCAAGCAACAATCAATATTG GTACCATTGGCCATGTGGCTCATGGAAAGTCTACTGTTGTGAAGGCTATATCCGGAGTTCAG ACTGTTCGGTTCAAGAATGAGCTGGAACGTAACATTACTATAAAGCTGGGCTATGCTAATGCAAAAATCTACAAATGTGAGGATGACAGATGTCCACGACCAATGTGCTACAA GGCCTATGGAAGCGGAAAAGAAGATAGCCCTCTATGTGATGTGCCTGGATTTGAAAACACTAGAATGAAGCTCCTGAGACATGTTTCTTTTGTTGATTGCCCG GGACACGACATTCTCATGGCTACAATGCTTAATGGAGCTGCTATCATGGATGGAGCTCTTCTTTTGATCGCAGCAAATGAAAGTTGTCCACAGCCTCAGACATCTGAGCATCTTGCTGCTGTTGAAATCATGCGCCTTCAACATATCATCATTCTGCAGAACAAGATTGATCTTATCCAGGAAAGTGCAGCAATGAATCAACATGAAGCAATCCAAAAATTCATCCAG GGAACAATAGCTGAAGGTGCACCTGTGGTGCCTATATCTGCCCAGCTGAAATACAACATTGATGTTATTTGCGAATACATTGTGAAGAAAATCCCCATCCCCGAAAGGAACTTTACCTCGCCTCCCAACATGATTGTTATTCGTTCCTTTGATGTTAACAAGCCTGGTTCAGAGGTTGACGAAATTAGAGGTGGTGTAGCTGGTGGCAGTATCCTCAGG GGAGTTCTTAGGGTGAACCAGAAGATTGAAGTTCGCCCTGGCATTGTTATGAAAGATGAGAATGGAAACATTAAGTGCACGCCAATCTACTCAAGGATTGTCTCACTCTATGCTGAGCAGAATGAGCTCCAATTTGCTGTCCCAGGAGGGCTTATTGGTGTGGGAACAACCATGGACCCAACTCTAACGCGTGCTGATAGGCTGGTTGGCCAGGTTCTTGGTGAAGTTGGTTCACTACCTGATGTTTATGTAGAGCTTGAG ATCAATTTCTTCCTACTCCGGAGGCTGTTGGGTGTGAGGACGAAAGGTACAGAGAAGGCAGGGAAGGTGTCGAAGCTCACCAAGGGCGAGATCCTCATGCTTAACATAGGATCCATGTCCACAGGCGCCCGTGTACTCGCCGTTAAGAACGATCTTGCCAAGCTACAGCTCACCGCGCCTGTCTGCACGAGCCGAGGAGAGAAGGTTGCTCTGAGCCGTCGTGTTGAGAAGCATTGGCGTCTCATCGGATGGGGCCAGATCCAGGCCGGTACAACACTTGAAGTACCACCCTGCCCGCTCTAA